One Janthinobacterium sp. TB1-E2 genomic region harbors:
- the mshL gene encoding pilus (MSHA type) biogenesis protein MshL: MNQHPIPVLASWVALACSTVLSGCATHQTPLSPAHINTPPRPAGAIPEPVQQSSALAAPLPAPKVETYSVTVHKVPVQSLLFALARDAGMNVDIHPQIEGSVTLNALNQTLPQLLTRIGKQVDMRYEIDGKNLTVLPDAPVWRNYKVDYVNMARSTNSSVNIATQISTAGGGSNSASNPVGGTQGSGGNGNNNSTTLVVNRSENNFWYSLEKNIRDLLRETTLNDVQVDPLAQLNQQLTSMPGQQGQQGQQGQQGQPFQQQNQAGNQYGSQAPMQTGGQYAPGQQQGNSNATPSQPLDANGLPLLKLANKGSPSSVVVNVEGGLIAVRATGRQHEKIAEFLDAVLHSAKRQVLIEATIMEVRLSNEYQQGINWSRLTGSLQLRQQQVGTTALSSGVTPGATPGIFVLNYLKDSFSTTIQLLESFGKVKVLSSPKISVLNNQTAMLKVVDNNVFFTIKVTPAVISSTGTITTPATYESKLETVPVGFVMSVTPQISDSDEVTLNVRPTITRIVGYEQDPNPALAALNVRNRVPVIQARELESIMKVGNGQIAVMGGLMQDSVDNAKDGVPGLSSLPLVGNLFTYRNEASSKTELVIFMRPVVVKDASVEGDYRDYRYLLPGQAPLNSQPYTDGPPAPAVQPQARLQGDVP; the protein is encoded by the coding sequence ATGAATCAACACCCTATTCCTGTGCTGGCCTCCTGGGTCGCCCTCGCCTGCAGCACCGTGCTGTCCGGCTGCGCCACGCATCAAACGCCGCTGTCGCCTGCCCACATCAATACCCCGCCCCGCCCAGCCGGCGCCATTCCCGAACCGGTGCAGCAAAGCAGCGCGCTGGCCGCGCCCCTGCCTGCGCCCAAAGTGGAAACCTACAGCGTCACCGTGCACAAGGTGCCCGTGCAGTCGCTGCTGTTTGCGCTGGCGCGCGACGCGGGCATGAATGTCGACATCCACCCGCAGATCGAAGGCAGCGTCACCCTGAATGCGCTGAACCAGACCCTGCCGCAATTGCTGACGCGTATCGGCAAGCAAGTCGATATGCGCTACGAAATCGATGGCAAGAACCTGACGGTATTGCCCGACGCGCCCGTATGGCGCAATTACAAGGTCGATTACGTCAACATGGCGCGCAGCACCAACAGCAGCGTGAATATCGCCACGCAAATTTCCACGGCGGGCGGCGGGTCGAACAGCGCCAGCAACCCCGTCGGCGGCACGCAAGGCAGCGGCGGCAACGGCAATAACAACTCGACCACCCTGGTCGTGAATCGTTCGGAAAATAATTTCTGGTACAGCCTGGAAAAGAATATCCGCGACCTGCTGCGCGAGACCACACTCAACGATGTGCAGGTGGACCCGCTGGCGCAGCTGAACCAGCAGTTGACGAGCATGCCCGGTCAACAAGGGCAGCAGGGACAGCAGGGACAGCAAGGCCAGCCTTTCCAGCAGCAGAATCAGGCCGGCAATCAATACGGCAGCCAGGCGCCGATGCAGACTGGCGGCCAGTATGCGCCAGGCCAGCAGCAGGGCAATAGCAACGCGACCCCGTCCCAGCCGCTCGACGCGAACGGCCTGCCGCTGCTGAAACTGGCCAACAAGGGCAGCCCCTCGTCGGTCGTCGTCAACGTGGAAGGCGGCTTGATCGCCGTGCGGGCCACGGGCCGCCAGCACGAAAAGATCGCCGAATTCCTCGATGCGGTATTGCATAGCGCCAAGCGGCAAGTGCTGATCGAGGCGACCATCATGGAAGTGCGCCTGAGCAATGAATACCAGCAAGGCATCAACTGGTCGCGCCTGACGGGCAGCTTGCAGTTGCGGCAGCAGCAAGTGGGTACGACTGCCCTCAGCAGCGGCGTCACGCCCGGCGCCACGCCGGGTATCTTCGTGCTCAATTATCTGAAGGACAGTTTCAGCACGACCATCCAGCTGCTCGAGTCGTTCGGCAAGGTAAAAGTGCTGTCCAGCCCGAAGATCAGCGTGCTCAACAACCAGACGGCCATGCTGAAGGTGGTCGACAACAATGTCTTCTTTACCATCAAGGTAACGCCTGCCGTGATCAGCTCGACGGGCACCATCACCACGCCCGCCACGTATGAATCGAAACTGGAAACCGTGCCCGTCGGCTTCGTCATGAGCGTCACGCCGCAGATTTCCGACAGCGATGAAGTGACCCTGAACGTGCGCCCCACCATCACGCGCATCGTCGGCTATGAGCAGGACCCGAATCCGGCCCTGGCCGCGCTAAACGTGCGCAACCGCGTGCCCGTGATCCAGGCGCGCGAACTGGAATCGATCATGAAAGTGGGCAATGGCCAGATCGCCGTGATGGGCGGCCTGATGCAGGACTCCGTCGACAATGCCAAGGATGGCGTGCCGGGCCTGTCCAGCCTGCCCCTGGTCGGCAATTTGTTTACCTATCGCAATGAAGCAAGCAGCAAGACGGAACTGGTGATCTTCATGCGCCCCGTCGTCGTCAAGGATGCCAGCGTCGAGGGCGATTACCGCGACTACCGTTATCTGCTGCCCGGCCAGGCGCCGCTCAACAGCCAGCCGTACACGGATGGCCCGCCGGCGCCCGCCGTCCAGCCGCAGGCACGCCTGCAGGGAGACGTCCCATGA
- a CDS encoding tetratricopeptide repeat protein, which translates to MSLLMQALKKAERAKQNSLSDEELEKPSEAYDQVLELAPADAPPPRPAPVAPPPVQPASTLRLEPLPDAPAPQPESSSAQPGPQAGPPPEPPRARPEPPPAKPRASRSNPPPKGPTGPISVDPATVRLAVLLAILLLVAGSMAYWYWRASSSPGAGANLPGVPMPLTDAPGTSGVAGPIVVLPGAGGALPDATAPAPLPQDMPREQRQPAGAAEQQAMIQAAAQAAVAAQLAQLQPPAPPSLPPVAAPDNSQIQVVRNDTAPQINPGVQQAYQAFNGGQLGAARQQYESVLQQDANNRDALLGLAAVAQRENQGAQAASLYVRLLEINPDDGVALAGLIGLRQGDVVQSEAKLKAILARTPDSGPVLFALGNVYAKQRRWNEAQQQFFRAYSAAPGNPDYAFNLAVGLDRLNQPKLAATYYQRALTLAQTTPAAFDQAVVQTRLRELAEPATITPRQE; encoded by the coding sequence ATGAGCTTGCTGATGCAGGCGCTCAAGAAAGCCGAGCGCGCCAAGCAGAACAGCCTTTCCGACGAGGAACTGGAAAAGCCGTCCGAAGCCTACGACCAGGTGCTGGAACTGGCGCCGGCCGACGCCCCGCCGCCCCGTCCCGCGCCGGTTGCGCCACCGCCCGTGCAGCCGGCAAGCACCCTGCGCCTGGAACCGCTGCCGGACGCTCCGGCGCCGCAGCCCGAGTCGAGTAGCGCCCAGCCCGGTCCGCAAGCCGGCCCGCCCCCCGAGCCACCACGCGCCCGTCCGGAACCGCCGCCCGCCAAGCCACGCGCCAGCCGCAGCAATCCGCCGCCGAAAGGTCCCACCGGTCCCATCAGCGTCGACCCGGCCACCGTGCGCCTGGCCGTGCTGCTGGCGATCCTGCTGCTGGTGGCCGGCTCCATGGCGTACTGGTACTGGCGCGCCAGCAGCAGCCCCGGCGCGGGCGCCAACCTGCCCGGCGTACCCATGCCGCTGACGGACGCCCCGGGCACGTCCGGCGTTGCCGGGCCCATCGTGGTGCTGCCCGGGGCCGGCGGCGCCCTGCCGGATGCCACGGCGCCCGCACCGCTGCCGCAGGACATGCCGCGCGAACAGCGCCAGCCGGCCGGCGCAGCGGAACAGCAGGCGATGATACAAGCCGCCGCGCAAGCGGCCGTGGCCGCCCAGCTGGCGCAACTGCAGCCGCCTGCTCCGCCCAGCCTGCCACCGGTGGCCGCGCCCGACAACAGCCAGATTCAGGTAGTACGCAACGATACGGCGCCGCAGATCAACCCCGGCGTGCAGCAAGCCTACCAGGCTTTCAACGGAGGCCAGCTGGGCGCGGCGCGCCAGCAATATGAAAGCGTGCTGCAGCAGGACGCCAACAACCGCGATGCGCTGCTGGGCCTGGCAGCCGTGGCCCAGCGCGAGAACCAGGGCGCGCAGGCGGCGTCGCTGTACGTGCGTTTGCTGGAAATCAATCCTGATGATGGCGTAGCGCTGGCCGGCCTGATCGGCCTGCGCCAGGGCGACGTCGTGCAGAGCGAAGCAAAACTGAAAGCCATCCTGGCGCGTACCCCCGACAGCGGCCCCGTGCTGTTTGCACTGGGCAATGTGTACGCCAAGCAGCGCCGCTGGAACGAAGCGCAGCAGCAATTCTTCCGCGCCTACAGCGCCGCGCCCGGCAATCCCGACTATGCCTTCAACCTGGCCGTGGGCCTGGACCGGCTGAACCAGCCGAAACTGGCCGCCACCTATTACCAGCGCGCCTTGACCCTGGCGCAAACCACGCCGGCCGCGTTCGACCAGGCCGTCGTGCAAACGCGCTTGCGCGAACTGGCCGAGCCGGCCACCATCACACCCCGTCAGGAATAA
- a CDS encoding GspE/PulE family protein: MAEQAKLPLGKLLIQKGVISEDQLRIALIEQRRSSEPLGKLLITLGFVTEATVREALSENLKQVSADLSSLVVDAIALKLIPKDVAKRYRVFPIVYERQADNLILAMADTSNIVALDQISAMLVKGITISTVLVNESDISRAIDQYYGFELSIDGILHEIETGEVSYQSMASPSDEYSQPMVRLIDALLADAVQNGASDIHFEPEQSFLRIRYRIDGILRQIRSLHKSYWPAMAVRLKVMSNMNIAEARAPQDGRISIKFSGRQIDFRASAQPTTHGENFVLRVLDRQKGIVPLDALGLAEAELNLLKLMIARPDGVILVTGPTGSGKTTTLYSIINHINTESVNIMTLEDPVEYPMNMIRQTSVNESVKLGFADGIRSMMRQDPDIILVGEIRDRETAEMAFAAAMTGHQVYSTLHTNSSIGSISRLLDIGILPDIMAGNIIGIVAQRLVRRLCPHCKETVIADDVERRLLGLAATDAPVSICRAVGCERCAHQGYKGRLAIMEILKMTAELDELTARRASSRELKNAARAGGFKGLVDDGMRRVMEGVTTLEEVGRVVDLTERLA; the protein is encoded by the coding sequence ATGGCAGAACAGGCAAAACTTCCGCTGGGCAAATTGCTGATCCAGAAAGGCGTGATCAGCGAAGACCAGCTGCGCATCGCCCTGATCGAGCAGCGGCGCAGCAGCGAACCGCTGGGCAAGCTGCTGATCACGCTCGGTTTCGTTACGGAAGCCACCGTGCGCGAGGCGCTCAGCGAAAACCTGAAACAGGTCAGCGCGGACCTGTCGAGCCTGGTGGTCGACGCCATCGCCCTGAAACTGATCCCGAAGGACGTGGCCAAGCGCTACCGCGTCTTCCCCATCGTGTATGAACGGCAGGCGGACAATCTGATCCTGGCCATGGCCGACACCAGCAACATCGTCGCGCTCGACCAGATCAGCGCCATGCTGGTCAAGGGCATCACGATTTCCACCGTGCTCGTCAACGAGTCGGACATTTCGCGCGCCATCGACCAGTACTATGGCTTTGAACTGTCGATCGACGGCATCCTGCACGAAATCGAAACGGGGGAAGTCAGCTATCAGAGCATGGCTTCACCGTCGGACGAGTACAGCCAGCCCATGGTGCGCCTGATCGATGCGCTGCTGGCCGATGCCGTGCAAAACGGCGCCTCGGACATCCATTTCGAGCCGGAACAGTCGTTCCTGCGCATCCGCTACCGTATCGACGGCATCCTGCGGCAAATCCGCAGCCTGCACAAATCGTACTGGCCGGCCATGGCCGTGCGCCTGAAGGTGATGTCGAACATGAATATCGCCGAGGCGCGCGCGCCGCAGGATGGGCGCATCAGCATCAAGTTTTCCGGGCGGCAAATCGACTTCCGCGCGTCGGCGCAGCCCACCACGCATGGCGAAAACTTCGTGCTGCGCGTGCTGGACCGCCAGAAAGGCATCGTGCCGCTAGACGCCCTGGGCCTGGCCGAGGCGGAACTGAACTTGCTGAAACTGATGATCGCGCGGCCCGACGGCGTGATCCTCGTGACGGGCCCGACGGGCAGCGGCAAGACCACGACCCTGTATTCGATCATCAATCACATCAATACGGAAAGCGTCAACATCATGACCTTGGAAGACCCGGTCGAGTATCCGATGAACATGATACGCCAGACCTCCGTCAACGAATCCGTCAAGCTGGGCTTTGCCGACGGCATCCGCTCGATGATGCGGCAAGACCCGGACATCATTTTAGTTGGCGAGATCCGCGACCGCGAAACGGCGGAAATGGCCTTTGCCGCCGCCATGACGGGGCACCAGGTGTATTCCACCCTGCACACGAACTCGTCCATCGGCTCCATCTCGCGCCTGCTCGATATCGGCATCCTGCCCGATATCATGGCCGGCAACATCATCGGCATCGTGGCGCAGCGCCTCGTGCGTCGATTGTGTCCGCATTGCAAGGAGACCGTGATCGCCGACGACGTCGAGCGCCGCCTGCTGGGCTTGGCGGCAACCGATGCGCCCGTGTCCATCTGCCGTGCCGTCGGTTGCGAGCGCTGTGCGCACCAGGGTTACAAGGGCCGCCTGGCCATCATGGAAATCCTCAAGATGACGGCCGAACTCGATGAATTGACGGCGCGCCGCGCCAGTTCGCGCGAATTGAAGAATGCGGCGCGCGCGGGCGGCTTCAAGGGCCTCGTCGACGACGGCATGCGCCGCGTGATGGAAGGCGTCACCACGCTGGAAGAAGTGGGCCGCGTGGTCGACCTGACGGAAAGGCTGGCCTGA
- a CDS encoding type II secretion system F family protein, with the protein MAQYVYRAMDAAGTLIPGSMEAANVPDLEARLHRMQLDLIDCKITGQYLVLLGKRVIHRRDLINFCFHMEQLTGAGVPILDGLNDLRESTDHPRLREVVTDLIESIEGGLPLSGALAQHGDIFDATFTSLILAGEQSGKIAEVFKNLSESLKWQDELASQTRKIIMYPVIVAIVVAAVTFFLMIYLVPQLTAFIRNMGGELPLHTRVLIAVSNVFINYWYVLLALPVLLFFGLRALIRRSEAARYAWDGLKLRLWLVGPVLHKIILARFATFFALMYASGITILECIRLSEGIAGNQVVAAGLRRAAQLISEGYGVTAAFQHTGIFPPLVIRMLKVGEATGSLDTALRNVSYFYNREVKELIEKVQAMIEPTMTVILGLLLGWIMLSVLGPIYDTISTIKT; encoded by the coding sequence ATGGCGCAATATGTCTACCGCGCCATGGATGCCGCCGGCACATTGATTCCCGGCAGCATGGAGGCGGCCAACGTGCCGGACCTGGAAGCGCGCCTGCACCGCATGCAGCTCGACTTGATCGACTGCAAGATCACGGGCCAGTATCTGGTGCTGCTGGGCAAGCGGGTCATCCACCGCCGCGACCTGATCAATTTCTGCTTCCACATGGAGCAATTGACGGGCGCGGGCGTGCCCATCCTGGATGGCTTGAACGACTTGCGCGAAAGCACGGACCACCCACGCCTGCGCGAAGTCGTCACGGATCTGATCGAAAGCATCGAAGGCGGCCTGCCCCTGTCGGGCGCGCTGGCCCAGCATGGCGACATCTTCGACGCCACGTTCACCAGCCTGATACTGGCGGGCGAACAGAGCGGCAAGATCGCCGAAGTCTTCAAGAACCTGTCGGAAAGTCTGAAATGGCAGGACGAGCTGGCCTCGCAGACGCGCAAGATCATCATGTACCCGGTCATCGTGGCCATCGTCGTGGCGGCCGTGACGTTTTTCCTGATGATCTATCTGGTGCCTCAACTGACGGCGTTCATTCGCAACATGGGCGGCGAGCTGCCGCTTCACACGCGCGTGCTGATTGCCGTGTCGAATGTCTTCATCAATTACTGGTATGTGCTGCTGGCCTTGCCCGTGCTGCTGTTCTTCGGGCTGCGCGCGCTCATCCGCCGCAGCGAGGCGGCCCGCTATGCCTGGGATGGCTTGAAGCTGCGGCTGTGGCTGGTCGGACCTGTGCTGCACAAGATCATCCTGGCCCGCTTCGCCACGTTTTTCGCCCTGATGTATGCTTCCGGCATCACGATACTCGAATGCATCCGCCTGTCCGAAGGCATCGCCGGCAACCAGGTGGTGGCGGCGGGCCTGCGCCGCGCCGCGCAGCTGATCAGCGAGGGTTATGGCGTGACGGCCGCGTTCCAGCACACGGGCATCTTCCCGCCGCTCGTGATCCGCATGCTGAAGGTGGGCGAGGCCACGGGATCGCTGGACACGGCCTTGCGCAATGTCAGTTACTTTTACAACCGCGAAGTGAAGGAATTGATTGAAAAAGTGCAAGCCATGATCGAGCCGACCATGACGGTCATCCTGGGCCTGCTGCTGGGCTGGATCATGCTGTCGGTGCTGGGGCCGATCTACGACACCATCAGTACAATCAAGACCTGA
- a CDS encoding type II secretion system protein — MSARHPRRPGGFSLIEIAIVLVIVGLMIGGLVTPLTVQLEQRKVAETQQALNEAKEALTGYALRYGYLPCPAISAMSGLEDRRGTRCTGEKRAGFLPWATLGLRQGDSWNNLFRYSVTPAFSDSEQQFNLGTPRDISIVTRNGGALLQATALRDIPAMIMSHGKNGFGATGVQGQRQAVPFGNNVDERNNASNATTFISRAASGPQQPGGEFDDIIVWLSPNILFNRMVAAQRLPR, encoded by the coding sequence ATGAGCGCCCGCCATCCGCGCCGCCCGGGCGGCTTTTCCCTGATCGAGATCGCCATCGTGCTCGTCATCGTCGGCCTGATGATAGGCGGCCTGGTCACGCCGTTGACGGTGCAACTGGAACAGCGCAAGGTGGCCGAGACGCAGCAGGCGCTGAATGAAGCGAAGGAAGCGCTGACGGGCTACGCGCTGCGCTACGGCTATCTGCCGTGTCCCGCCATTTCCGCAATGAGCGGCCTGGAAGACCGGCGCGGCACGCGCTGCACGGGCGAAAAACGCGCGGGCTTCCTGCCCTGGGCCACCCTGGGGCTGCGCCAGGGTGACAGCTGGAACAATCTGTTCCGTTACAGCGTCACGCCGGCCTTCAGCGACAGCGAGCAGCAGTTCAACCTGGGCACGCCGCGCGACATCAGCATCGTCACGCGCAACGGCGGCGCGCTGCTGCAGGCGACGGCCTTGCGGGACATCCCCGCCATGATCATGTCGCATGGGAAAAACGGTTTCGGCGCCACGGGCGTGCAGGGCCAGCGCCAGGCTGTGCCTTTCGGCAACAATGTCGACGAGCGCAACAATGCATCGAACGCCACCACCTTCATCAGCCGCGCCGCCAGCGGCCCGCAGCAGCCGGGCGGCGAGTTCGACGATATCATCGTCTGGCTGTCGCCCAACATCCTGTTCAACCGCATGGTGGCGGCGCAAAGGCTGCCCCGCTGA